From the Burkholderia mayonis genome, one window contains:
- a CDS encoding FAD-containing oxidoreductase, giving the protein MTRRFDAIIIGTGQSGPPLAARLSGAGMKVAVVERARFGGTCVNTGCIPTKTLIASAYAAHLARRAGEYGVAIGGPVTVDMKKVKARKDEISARSNHGVEQWVRGLENGAVYQGHARFESAHAVHVGDALLEADRIFINVGGRALIPPMPGLDQVPYLTNSSMMDVDFLPEHLVIVGGSYVGLEFGQMYRRFGSRVTIVEKGARLIKREDEDVSQTVREILEGEGIDVRLDADCLSVRRDSDNVVVGLDCAAGAREVEGSHLLLAVGRVPNTDDLGLDRAGVETDARGYIKVDEQLRTNVEGIWAMGDCNGRGGFTHTSYNDYEIVSANLLDNDSRRVSDRIPAYAMFIDPPLARVGMTQAEAVGSGRRLLVGTRPMTRVGRAMEKGESQGFMKVIVDADSEAILGASILGVTGDEVVHSLLDVMYAKAPYTTVSRAMHIHPTVSELVPTLLQDLHPLE; this is encoded by the coding sequence ATGACTCGACGCTTCGACGCAATCATCATCGGCACCGGTCAGTCCGGCCCCCCGCTCGCCGCCCGGCTGTCCGGCGCGGGCATGAAAGTGGCCGTCGTCGAGCGGGCGCGCTTCGGCGGGACGTGCGTGAACACCGGCTGCATCCCCACCAAGACGCTGATCGCGAGCGCGTACGCGGCGCACCTGGCTCGACGGGCCGGCGAATACGGCGTGGCGATCGGCGGGCCCGTCACGGTCGACATGAAAAAGGTGAAGGCGCGCAAGGACGAGATCTCGGCGCGTTCGAACCATGGTGTCGAACAGTGGGTCCGTGGTCTGGAGAATGGCGCGGTCTATCAGGGCCATGCCCGCTTCGAGAGCGCGCACGCCGTGCACGTCGGCGACGCACTGCTGGAAGCCGACCGGATCTTCATCAACGTCGGCGGGCGGGCGCTGATTCCGCCGATGCCGGGACTCGATCAGGTGCCCTATCTCACCAACTCGAGCATGATGGACGTGGACTTCCTGCCGGAGCATCTGGTCATCGTCGGCGGCAGCTACGTCGGGCTCGAGTTCGGCCAGATGTACCGGCGCTTCGGATCGCGCGTGACGATCGTGGAAAAAGGCGCGCGGCTGATCAAGCGCGAGGACGAGGACGTGTCGCAGACGGTGCGGGAGATTCTGGAAGGCGAGGGAATCGACGTCCGGCTCGACGCCGATTGCCTGAGCGTGCGGCGCGACTCGGACAACGTGGTCGTCGGGCTCGATTGCGCCGCCGGCGCGCGTGAAGTGGAGGGCTCGCATCTGCTGCTCGCCGTCGGGCGCGTGCCCAACACCGACGATCTCGGACTGGACAGGGCCGGCGTCGAAACCGACGCGCGCGGCTACATCAAAGTGGACGAGCAGTTGCGCACCAACGTCGAGGGCATCTGGGCGATGGGCGACTGCAACGGCCGCGGCGGATTCACCCATACGTCCTATAACGACTACGAGATCGTCTCGGCCAACCTCCTCGACAACGACTCACGCAGGGTGTCGGACCGCATCCCGGCCTACGCGATGTTCATCGATCCGCCGCTCGCCCGCGTGGGAATGACGCAGGCCGAAGCGGTTGGATCGGGGCGCAGGCTGCTGGTCGGCACGCGCCCGATGACGCGCGTCGGGCGCGCGATGGAAAAAGGCGAGAGCCAGGGATTCATGAAGGTGATCGTCGATGCGGACAGCGAAGCGATTCTGGGCGCGTCGATCCTCGGCGTGACGGGCGACGAAGTCGTGCATTCACTGCTCGACGTGATGTACGCGAAAGCGCCGTACACGACGGTCAGCCGCGCGATGCACATTCACCCGACCGTGTCCGAGCTGGTGCCGACGCTGCTTCAGGATTTGCATCCGCTGGAATAG
- a CDS encoding sugar ABC transporter ATP-binding protein has product MRRSDPSRPLLEMRGISKTFPAVRALVDVSLTVRPGEIHSLMGENGAGKSTLIKILSGAYQADPGGEILIDGAPVAIDGPLAARDAGVAVIYQELCLAPNLTVAENIYVGRELRRGNGRWGTIDRAAMARGCQDVLERLGADFGPNTLVGTLSIAEQQLVEIARAVHTKARILVMDEPTTPLSSRETENLFRLIRQLRAEGLAIIYISHRMAEIYELSDRVSVLRDGAYVGTLDRDALSAERLVGMMVGRDISGFYKKAHAPYDPGNLLLSVRDVADGGRVRGCSLDLHAGEVLGIAGLVGAGRTELARLIFGAEPRVRGEIKLGGETFDAHSPRDAIDAGLVYLTEDRKRQGLFLDMSVRDNINISVCGRDARLGALDLARGAQRARDAIASLSIRVPHANVNVGALSGGNQQKVLLSRLLETKPRVLILDEPTRGVDIGAKSEIYRIINDLARAGVGVIVISSELPEIIGVADRVLVMREGRIAGELGGHTGERITQEAIIALATGSRTEAAAAH; this is encoded by the coding sequence ATGCGGCGTTCTGATCCGTCACGTCCGTTGCTCGAGATGCGCGGCATCAGCAAGACGTTCCCCGCCGTGCGCGCGCTCGTCGACGTGAGCCTCACCGTCCGTCCCGGCGAAATCCATTCGCTGATGGGCGAGAACGGCGCGGGCAAGTCGACGCTCATCAAGATCCTGTCGGGCGCGTACCAGGCCGATCCCGGCGGCGAAATTCTCATCGACGGCGCGCCGGTCGCGATCGACGGCCCGCTCGCCGCCCGCGATGCCGGCGTCGCCGTGATCTACCAGGAACTGTGCCTCGCGCCGAACCTGACCGTCGCGGAGAACATCTACGTGGGCCGCGAGCTGCGCCGCGGCAACGGCCGCTGGGGCACGATCGACCGCGCCGCAATGGCGCGCGGCTGCCAGGACGTGCTCGAGCGACTCGGCGCGGACTTCGGGCCGAACACGCTCGTCGGCACGCTGTCGATCGCCGAGCAGCAGCTCGTCGAGATCGCGCGCGCCGTCCACACGAAGGCGCGCATCCTCGTGATGGACGAACCGACCACGCCGCTGTCGTCGCGCGAGACCGAGAACCTGTTCCGGCTGATCCGGCAACTGCGCGCCGAAGGCCTCGCGATCATCTACATCAGCCACCGGATGGCGGAGATCTACGAGCTGTCCGACCGCGTGTCGGTGCTGCGCGACGGCGCGTACGTCGGCACGCTCGACCGCGACGCGCTGTCGGCCGAGCGGCTCGTCGGCATGATGGTCGGCCGCGACATCTCCGGCTTCTACAAGAAAGCGCACGCGCCGTACGACCCCGGCAATCTGCTGCTGTCGGTGCGCGACGTCGCGGACGGCGGCCGCGTGCGCGGCTGCAGCCTCGATCTGCACGCGGGCGAAGTGCTCGGCATCGCGGGCCTCGTCGGCGCGGGCCGCACCGAGCTCGCGCGGCTCATCTTCGGTGCGGAGCCGCGCGTGCGCGGCGAAATCAAGCTCGGCGGCGAGACGTTCGATGCGCATTCTCCGCGCGACGCGATCGACGCCGGGCTCGTCTACCTGACCGAGGATCGCAAGCGCCAGGGCCTGTTCCTCGACATGAGCGTGCGCGACAACATCAACATCTCGGTCTGCGGGCGCGACGCGCGGCTCGGCGCGCTCGATCTCGCGCGCGGCGCGCAGCGGGCGCGCGATGCGATCGCGTCGCTGTCGATCCGCGTGCCGCATGCGAACGTCAACGTCGGCGCGCTGTCGGGCGGCAACCAGCAGAAAGTCCTGCTGTCGCGCCTGCTCGAGACGAAGCCGCGCGTGCTGATCCTCGACGAGCCGACGCGCGGCGTCGACATCGGCGCGAAATCGGAGATCTACCGGATCATCAACGATCTCGCGCGCGCCGGCGTCGGCGTCATCGTGATCTCGAGCGAGTTGCCGGAGATCATCGGCGTCGCCGATCGCGTTCTCGTGATGCGCGAAGGCAGGATCGCCGGCGAGCTCGGCGGACACACGGGCGAGCGGATCACGCAGGAAGCGATCATCGCGCTCGCCACCGGCTCCCGCACCGAAGCGGCGGCCGCGCACTGA
- a CDS encoding non-ribosomal peptide synthetase: protein MTTSTLDSPRLSEHEARTPSPRHVADLLLRAARLHPHTGVRFVSAESAEKGVFLTYPELLDQARRILGGLRARGYRPGMKVALLLEHANDFIPAFWACALGGFVPCPLVPIRNDPERWAKHLAHVDTLLDHPLLVTTEALKSDLPCGTLAVNLNALRAGVPDESVHAAQPSDPAVFVLTSGSTGNSKAVVLTHDNLLASMAGKNDRQQLTATDVTLNWISFDHVAALLEAHLLPLYVGAVQLHVESAAILTDTLLFLRLISRYRVTMTFSPNFLFGQLNAALESMGDEALEALRRTLDLSPLRHIVSGGEAIVVATGQRFLDLLAPCGLAPNAMWPAFGMTETCAGSVYSREFPEGDADREFASLGLPVLGLQMRIADDRNNLLPDGEPGEFQLRGPMIFHRYHNNDEATRAAFTDDGWFRTGDLGRIENGRLWLVGRSKDSVIVNGVNYFSHELETTLEELDGIKRSFVAAFPTRNSGDESEQLVVTFTPSFPLEDEDQLHRLIIAIRNGTILLWGFRPALILPLPEDAFPKTSLGKTQRTIMRKRLEAGGYDGYKASVADMTNRQIGGYVAPAGETETAVAAIFAEMFQVAPDAISATASFFDLGGTSLDILKLKRHVEQRLHVVDLPIVTILQNPTVRALAARLASGERVAAGEYDPVVPLQLTGAKTPLFCVHPGVGEVLVFVNLAKYFVNERPFYALRARGFNEGETYFSSFDEMVNTYVEAIRKRQPHGPYAVAGYSYGGAVAFEIAKVLESQGERVDFVGSFNLPPHIKYRMDELDEVEGAVNLAFFLSLIDKQQSLTLPPQLRAAMPEQDPLAYLIDNAPPGRLAELDLDLLKFRAWAGLAQSLLTLGRSYAPSGNVQSMSIFYAIPLRGAKEDWLNKELRRWDEFTRAPNRYIDVAGEHYTLMGPAHVGTFQAVLRSELDRALGGK from the coding sequence ATGACGACATCAACCCTCGATTCGCCGCGCCTTTCCGAACACGAGGCGCGCACCCCGTCACCGCGGCACGTGGCCGATCTGCTGTTGCGGGCCGCGCGGCTGCATCCGCACACGGGCGTCCGTTTCGTTTCGGCGGAGTCCGCGGAAAAGGGCGTATTCCTGACGTATCCCGAACTGCTCGACCAGGCGCGCCGCATATTGGGCGGCCTTCGGGCGCGCGGCTATCGGCCCGGCATGAAGGTCGCGCTGCTGCTCGAGCACGCGAACGATTTCATTCCGGCATTCTGGGCTTGCGCGCTCGGCGGATTCGTCCCGTGTCCGCTCGTGCCGATTCGCAACGACCCGGAACGCTGGGCGAAGCATCTCGCGCATGTCGACACGCTGCTCGATCACCCGCTTCTCGTCACGACCGAGGCGCTGAAGAGCGATCTGCCGTGCGGCACGCTCGCCGTCAACCTGAACGCGCTGCGCGCGGGGGTGCCCGACGAGTCGGTTCACGCCGCGCAGCCGTCGGATCCCGCGGTCTTCGTGCTCACGTCCGGCTCCACCGGCAATTCGAAGGCGGTCGTGCTCACGCACGACAACCTGCTGGCGTCGATGGCGGGCAAGAACGACCGTCAGCAGCTCACCGCCACGGACGTCACGCTCAACTGGATCTCGTTCGATCACGTCGCCGCGCTTCTGGAAGCGCACTTGCTGCCGCTCTATGTCGGCGCCGTGCAGCTTCATGTCGAGTCCGCCGCGATCCTGACCGACACGCTGCTGTTCCTGCGCCTCATCAGCCGCTATCGCGTCACGATGACGTTTTCCCCGAACTTTCTGTTCGGGCAACTGAATGCCGCGCTCGAATCGATGGGTGACGAAGCGCTCGAGGCCTTGCGCCGCACGCTCGATCTGTCGCCGTTGCGGCACATCGTGTCGGGCGGCGAAGCCATCGTCGTCGCGACCGGGCAGCGTTTCCTCGATCTCCTCGCGCCTTGCGGACTCGCTCCCAATGCGATGTGGCCGGCTTTCGGCATGACGGAGACGTGCGCCGGCTCCGTGTATTCGCGCGAATTCCCGGAAGGCGACGCCGATCGCGAGTTCGCGTCGCTCGGCCTGCCGGTCCTCGGACTGCAGATGCGCATCGCGGACGATCGCAACAATCTGCTGCCGGACGGCGAGCCCGGCGAGTTCCAGCTGCGCGGCCCGATGATCTTCCATCGCTATCACAACAACGACGAAGCCACGCGCGCCGCATTCACCGATGACGGCTGGTTCCGCACCGGCGATCTCGGACGCATCGAGAACGGCAGGCTCTGGCTCGTCGGCCGCAGCAAGGACAGCGTCATCGTCAACGGCGTCAATTACTTCAGCCACGAACTCGAAACGACGCTCGAGGAGCTGGACGGCATCAAGCGCTCTTTCGTCGCGGCATTTCCGACGCGCAACAGCGGCGACGAATCGGAGCAGCTCGTCGTGACGTTCACGCCGTCGTTTCCGCTGGAAGACGAGGATCAGTTGCACCGGCTGATCATCGCGATCCGCAACGGCACGATCCTGCTGTGGGGCTTCCGGCCCGCACTGATCCTGCCGCTGCCGGAAGACGCGTTCCCGAAAACGAGCCTCGGCAAGACCCAGCGCACCATCATGCGCAAGCGCCTGGAGGCGGGCGGATATGACGGCTACAAGGCGTCCGTCGCCGACATGACGAATCGTCAGATCGGCGGCTACGTGGCGCCCGCCGGCGAGACTGAGACCGCGGTCGCCGCGATCTTCGCGGAGATGTTCCAGGTCGCGCCCGACGCCATCAGCGCGACCGCCAGCTTCTTCGATCTCGGCGGCACCTCGCTCGACATCCTCAAGCTCAAACGGCACGTCGAGCAGCGGTTGCACGTCGTCGATCTGCCGATCGTGACGATCCTCCAGAACCCGACGGTGCGCGCGCTGGCCGCACGTCTCGCGTCTGGCGAGCGCGTCGCGGCGGGCGAATACGATCCGGTCGTGCCGCTTCAGCTCACGGGCGCGAAGACGCCGCTCTTCTGCGTGCATCCCGGCGTCGGCGAGGTGCTCGTGTTCGTCAATCTCGCGAAGTACTTCGTCAACGAACGTCCGTTCTATGCGTTGCGCGCCCGGGGATTCAACGAAGGCGAGACGTACTTCTCCAGCTTCGACGAGATGGTGAACACGTATGTCGAAGCGATCCGCAAGCGGCAGCCGCACGGACCCTATGCGGTCGCAGGCTATTCGTACGGCGGCGCTGTCGCGTTCGAAATTGCGAAGGTGCTCGAATCGCAAGGCGAGCGTGTGGACTTCGTCGGCAGCTTCAATCTGCCGCCGCACATCAAGTATCGGATGGACGAGCTCGACGAGGTGGAAGGGGCCGTCAACCTGGCGTTCTTCCTGTCGCTGATCGACAAGCAGCAATCCCTGACGCTGCCCCCGCAACTGCGCGCCGCGATGCCGGAGCAAGACCCGCTCGCGTATCTGATCGACAACGCACCGCCCGGGCGGCTCGCCGAACTCGATCTGGATCTGCTGAAGTTCCGCGCATGGGCCGGGCTCGCACAGTCGCTGCTGACGCTCGGACGTTCGTACGCACCGTCCGGCAACGTGCAGTCGATGTCGATCTTCTATGCGATTCCGCTGCGCGGCGCCAAGGAAGACTGGCTGAACAAGGAGCTGCGCCGCTGGGACGAGTTTACGCGCGCGCCGAATCGCTACATCGACGTGGCGGGCGAACACTACACGCTGATGGGGCCGGCGCACGTCGGCACGTTCCAGGCGGTGCTGCGCTCGGAACTCGACCGCGCGCTCGGCGGCAAATAA
- a CDS encoding acetylserotonin O-methyltransferase, translating to MITGKWNAQALYVAAELGIADLLAEKERTADELAAATDTHPEALYRVLRALGNLGVFVEGDGRRFRNSPLGDTLRRDVPGSMRGMARMAGMDVGWQAWGQLLYSVKTGRSAFEHVVGGPGFEYIGAHPQVAQLVNDAMTSISELESPTVARAYDFSGARTIVDVGGGHGFLLATLLLANPNAKGVLFELPHACDGARRLFAKHGLTERVEVVPGDASRSIDARGDIYVMKHVICDWDDEQAIRIMKNCAEAMPSGGKLLLVEAVLTPPGEPHFAKLHDLEMLIMSSGGHARTADGYRRLYEAAGLSMTAVHPAEGMHSVIEGVKA from the coding sequence ATGATCACCGGCAAGTGGAACGCACAGGCGCTGTATGTCGCCGCCGAGCTGGGCATTGCCGATCTGCTGGCGGAGAAGGAACGGACGGCGGACGAGCTGGCCGCCGCGACGGATACCCATCCGGAAGCGCTTTACCGGGTGCTGCGCGCGCTCGGCAATCTGGGTGTTTTCGTCGAAGGAGACGGGCGGCGGTTTCGCAACAGCCCGCTCGGCGACACGCTGCGGCGCGACGTGCCGGGCTCGATGCGCGGGATGGCGCGCATGGCGGGCATGGATGTGGGCTGGCAGGCGTGGGGGCAACTGCTCTACAGCGTCAAGACCGGCCGGAGCGCGTTCGAGCACGTCGTGGGCGGACCGGGCTTCGAGTACATCGGCGCGCACCCGCAAGTCGCGCAGCTCGTCAATGATGCGATGACGAGCATCAGCGAACTGGAGTCGCCGACGGTGGCCCGCGCGTACGATTTTTCCGGAGCCCGAACGATCGTCGACGTCGGTGGCGGACACGGCTTTCTGCTGGCGACGCTCCTTCTCGCGAACCCGAACGCGAAAGGCGTGCTCTTCGAACTGCCGCACGCTTGCGATGGCGCGCGGCGGCTTTTCGCGAAGCACGGGCTGACCGAGCGCGTGGAGGTGGTGCCGGGCGACGCGAGCCGGTCGATCGACGCGCGCGGCGATATCTACGTGATGAAGCATGTCATCTGCGACTGGGACGACGAGCAGGCCATTCGGATCATGAAGAACTGCGCGGAAGCCATGCCGTCGGGTGGAAAGCTTTTGCTGGTGGAGGCCGTGCTCACGCCGCCCGGCGAGCCGCATTTCGCGAAGCTGCACGATCTGGAAATGCTCATCATGAGTTCCGGCGGACATGCGCGCACGGCCGACGGGTATCGGCGGCTCTACGAGGCAGCCGGGCTCTCGATGACGGCGGTTCATCCGGCAGAAGGCATGCACAGCGTCATCGAAGGCGTCAAGGCGTGA
- a CDS encoding ABC transporter substrate-binding protein, producing MLEIKHKLVQTGLACALAFAACAAHAADKPLKSIGITVGSLGNPYFVTVVKGAEAQAKEINPNAKVTAVSADYDLNKQFTQIDNFISARVDMILLNAADPKAIEPAVRKARAAGIAVVAVDVAAAGADATVQTNNVKAGELACDYLAKKLGGKGNVIIENGPQVSAVVDRVNGCKAVLTKNPGLKLLSSDQDGKGSREGGMNAMQGYLTRFPKVDGLFTINDPQAIGSDLAAKQLHRNGIVITSVDGAPDIETALKSDTQVQASSSQDPFAMAKKAVAVGYGIMNGHKPANSMILLEPTLITRDNVKSYKGWSAH from the coding sequence ATGTTGGAGATCAAGCACAAGCTCGTTCAGACCGGCCTCGCATGCGCGCTCGCGTTCGCGGCATGCGCCGCCCACGCGGCCGACAAGCCGCTCAAGTCAATCGGCATCACCGTCGGCTCGCTCGGCAATCCGTACTTCGTCACCGTCGTGAAAGGCGCCGAAGCGCAGGCGAAGGAAATCAATCCGAACGCGAAAGTCACCGCGGTTTCCGCCGATTACGACCTGAACAAGCAGTTCACGCAGATCGACAACTTCATCTCGGCACGCGTCGACATGATCCTGCTGAACGCCGCCGATCCGAAGGCGATCGAGCCCGCCGTGCGCAAGGCGCGGGCGGCCGGCATCGCGGTGGTGGCGGTCGACGTCGCGGCGGCCGGCGCGGACGCGACTGTGCAGACGAACAACGTGAAGGCGGGCGAACTCGCCTGCGACTACCTCGCGAAGAAGCTCGGCGGCAAGGGCAACGTGATCATCGAGAACGGCCCGCAGGTGTCCGCGGTCGTCGATCGCGTGAACGGCTGCAAGGCTGTGCTCACGAAGAATCCGGGCCTCAAGCTGCTGTCGAGCGATCAGGACGGCAAGGGCTCGCGCGAAGGCGGGATGAACGCGATGCAGGGCTACCTGACGCGCTTTCCGAAGGTCGATGGTCTCTTCACGATCAACGATCCGCAGGCGATCGGCAGCGACCTCGCCGCGAAGCAGTTGCATCGCAACGGCATCGTGATCACGTCGGTCGACGGCGCGCCCGATATCGAGACCGCGCTCAAGAGCGACACGCAGGTGCAGGCGTCGTCGAGCCAGGACCCGTTCGCGATGGCGAAGAAGGCCGTCGCGGTCGGCTACGGGATCATGAACGGGCACAAGCCCGCCAATTCGATGATCCTGCTCGAACCCACACTCATCACGCGCGACAACGTGAAGAGCTACAAGGGCTGGAGCGCGCATTGA
- a CDS encoding NAD-dependent epimerase/dehydratase family protein gives MTEKRILMTVSGIDTRVDAKRKNAEKKILITGATGQVARPVAEALAAEHEVWAIGRFSDASVEDALRAKGVNTWRWDMERDTLDGLPDDFTHVLHAAVRRGEDGDFDKAIEVNTVATGRLMTHCRTAGAFIYVSSGSLYARQALDHPYAETDPLNGVAHWLPAYPIVKISCEGVVRAFSAVLGLPTVIARLNVAYGPYGHGGVPVLLYRQLLAGKPVPIPQEGQNWASLIHTDDLVRQVPLLWDAATSPALVLNWGGDDAVGIQDCLQYIADITGVDARFERSDVTRETYAFDNTKRRALIGDCIVHWKEGVRRTIETHFPGAVKPRSAVQS, from the coding sequence ATGACCGAAAAGAGGATTCTCATGACTGTGTCAGGCATCGATACGCGCGTTGACGCGAAGCGGAAGAATGCGGAGAAGAAAATCTTGATCACGGGCGCGACCGGCCAGGTGGCGCGGCCCGTCGCCGAGGCGCTGGCGGCGGAGCACGAAGTCTGGGCGATCGGCCGCTTCAGCGATGCGAGCGTCGAGGACGCGTTGCGCGCGAAGGGCGTCAACACATGGCGGTGGGACATGGAGCGCGACACGCTCGACGGCCTGCCCGACGACTTCACGCACGTGCTGCACGCGGCAGTCCGGCGCGGCGAGGACGGCGATTTCGACAAGGCGATCGAGGTCAACACGGTCGCCACCGGCCGCCTGATGACGCACTGCCGGACCGCCGGCGCGTTCATCTACGTGTCGAGCGGCAGCCTGTACGCGCGTCAGGCGCTCGACCATCCGTATGCGGAGACGGACCCGCTCAACGGCGTCGCGCACTGGCTGCCCGCTTATCCGATCGTCAAGATTTCATGCGAAGGCGTCGTGCGCGCGTTCTCGGCCGTGCTCGGCCTGCCGACGGTCATCGCGCGTCTGAACGTCGCGTACGGCCCGTACGGCCACGGCGGCGTGCCGGTGCTGCTGTACCGGCAACTGCTCGCCGGCAAGCCGGTTCCGATCCCGCAGGAAGGCCAGAACTGGGCGTCGCTGATCCATACCGACGATCTCGTCCGGCAAGTGCCGCTGCTGTGGGACGCCGCGACGTCGCCCGCGCTCGTGCTGAACTGGGGCGGGGACGACGCCGTCGGCATTCAGGACTGCCTCCAATACATCGCGGACATCACGGGCGTCGATGCGCGTTTCGAGCGCAGCGACGTGACGCGGGAAACGTACGCGTTCGACAACACGAAGCGGCGCGCGCTCATCGGCGATTGCATCGTGCATTGGAAAGAAGGCGTGCGCCGGACCATCGAAACCCACTTCCCCGGGGCGGTCAAGCCGCGCTCGGCCGTGCAATCGTAA
- a CDS encoding ABC transporter permease subunit, with the protein MTQQMKQSEIASVPPGPAQHRAPQRAADHRARMQALMRTAGMLPVLMLLCIGFGFMTDGFFTLQNLSIVTQQASINIVLAAGMTFVILTGGIDLSVGSVLAAAAVASLLASNIPGWGWLGIPVALLVGLAFGVVNGGLISFLRLPPFIVTLGALTAVRGIARLIGNDATIFNPQLPFAFIGNGSILGVPWLVVIALAVVAISWFILRRTVLGMRIYSVGGNPEAARLSGINVRGIELFVYATSGLLAGLGALMSAARLYAANGLQLGQSYELDAIAAVILGGTSFVGGVGSIVGTLIGALIIAVLSNGLVLLGVSDIWQYIIKGLVIIGAVALDRYRQHESART; encoded by the coding sequence ATGACCCAACAGATGAAGCAAAGCGAGATCGCTTCCGTGCCGCCCGGTCCGGCGCAGCACCGCGCGCCGCAGCGCGCCGCCGACCACCGCGCGCGCATGCAGGCGCTGATGCGCACGGCCGGCATGCTGCCCGTCCTCATGCTCCTGTGCATCGGCTTCGGCTTCATGACTGACGGTTTCTTCACGCTTCAGAACCTGTCGATCGTCACGCAGCAGGCGTCGATCAACATCGTGCTCGCCGCCGGCATGACGTTCGTGATCCTGACGGGTGGCATCGACCTGTCGGTCGGCTCGGTGCTCGCCGCCGCCGCCGTCGCGTCGCTTCTCGCATCGAACATTCCCGGCTGGGGCTGGCTCGGGATTCCCGTCGCGCTGCTGGTCGGGCTCGCGTTCGGCGTCGTCAACGGCGGGCTGATCTCGTTCCTGCGCCTGCCGCCCTTCATCGTCACGCTCGGCGCGCTGACCGCCGTGCGCGGGATCGCCCGCCTGATCGGCAACGATGCGACGATCTTCAACCCGCAGCTGCCGTTCGCGTTCATCGGCAACGGTTCGATCCTCGGTGTGCCGTGGCTCGTCGTGATCGCGCTCGCCGTCGTCGCGATCTCGTGGTTCATCCTGCGCCGCACGGTGCTCGGCATGCGAATCTACTCGGTCGGCGGCAACCCGGAAGCCGCGCGGCTGTCCGGCATCAACGTGCGCGGCATCGAACTCTTCGTCTACGCGACGTCGGGCCTGCTCGCCGGCCTCGGCGCGCTAATGTCGGCCGCGCGGCTCTATGCGGCCAACGGCCTGCAGCTCGGCCAGTCGTACGAGCTCGACGCGATCGCCGCGGTGATCCTCGGCGGCACGAGTTTCGTCGGCGGCGTCGGCTCGATCGTCGGCACGCTGATCGGCGCGCTGATCATCGCGGTGCTGTCGAACGGGCTCGTGCTGCTCGGCGTGTCCGACATCTGGCAGTACATCATCAAGGGGCTCGTGATCATCGGCGCCGTCGCGCTCGACCGCTACCGCCAGCACGAATCGGCCCGCACCTGA
- a CDS encoding nuclear transport factor 2 family protein, which yields MSTNMQTVRASYEAFHNRDLPGVLAALAPDVLWTHPDGMSPYGLGGTKKGHDEVIAFIKHVPTHIAEMRLAPEAFIESGDRIVVLGTRRVTAVNGRSGTLKFVHVWKFANGKAVTFEDHFDTAEMINLIAA from the coding sequence ATGTCGACCAACATGCAGACCGTACGGGCCTCGTACGAGGCCTTCCACAACCGCGACCTGCCCGGCGTGCTGGCCGCCCTCGCGCCGGACGTGCTCTGGACCCACCCGGACGGCATGAGCCCGTACGGGCTCGGCGGAACGAAGAAAGGTCACGACGAAGTGATCGCCTTCATCAAGCACGTGCCGACGCACATCGCCGAGATGCGGCTCGCGCCGGAGGCGTTCATCGAGTCCGGCGACCGCATCGTCGTGCTCGGCACGCGCCGCGTCACCGCAGTCAACGGTCGCAGCGGCACGTTGAAGTTCGTGCACGTATGGAAGTTCGCGAACGGCAAGGCGGTCACGTTCGAAGACCATTTCGATACGGCCGAAATGATCAATCTGATCGCGGCCTGA
- a CDS encoding ATP-binding cassette domain-containing protein, with product MAGRDITAHGLGSNGYGKSTFLKCVVGLNRPTRGTIEVAGRNLADLSGELFGAPCGA from the coding sequence GTGGCCGGACGTGACATCACCGCTCATGGGCTCGGCAGCAACGGTTACGGCAAGTCGACGTTCCTGAAGTGCGTGGTCGGCCTCAACCGGCCGACCCGCGGCACGATCGAGGTCGCCGGTCGCAACCTCGCCGACCTCTCCGGCGAGTTGTTCGGCGCGCCGTGCGGCGCGTGA